The genomic stretch ATATCAAAATGATGACTCAAATGAAGAAATATTTCTGGTTATTGTTGAATTAGTTGGGATTGTTGATGAGAGTGCATGGAGAAGATTGCACTCTGCTTATCAAAATAGTGTTTCAACCCGCAGTAAAATTATAGTCACAAGCCGGTCAAAGGATATCATAAACTTTGGAACAACGCAAGCTCTTAGCTTGAACTTTTTGTCACAAGAAGCATATTGGTACTTCTTCAAGGCACTTCTATTTGGAAGTGCAGACCCTGAAGAGCAACCAAAGTTAGCATCCATAGCAGTGACAATACTTGATGAGTACTTTGACCAAGGCATATATACACCTTTCACTGGGACTTTCATAAATTTAAACAACACAGCTAACCTGTTAAAGGCTATTACTGGTGCTCATAATTGGCAGAAGTTTCTTGAATGCCTTAGGGAGAACCGGCGGCTAAATGAACGTCTATCTAGAAGAAGCCTAAGTGATATTGGAATGGAAAATGATCGTATATTTCTTCGCAGAGTAACTGAAACTATTCAATATTGTGTTGTTCATAACCAATATCGGATAGGGCTTGACGATGAAGAGGCTCCCAACATAACTATGACAGATATTATTTCTATGAAGTTTCCGCCTCGTGGAAAATTTGAGATACTACTTTGGAAATCCCACTTGCCGCCATATCACAAACATATATATAGTTGTGAGATTTTTGAGTTTGAGGGCAATGTTATCAGGGATATGGAGGGTCGGAAGAGGAAAAATCTGAGTTAGTTCTACTACTGGATAACACTCTGTACATGTGAATCGATCATAATGTGATTCATGTTTTTCTCTCAAATGTAGGTACTGTACTGTAGGGTGTAATTGTAGGTTATAAGTGTGCATCTTTTCTACTTCCTTACCTACCTTTGCTAAGATAATGGAATGATTGATTCAATAGTTTTTGTTGTGTACCTGTGTTTGTGCTATGTGCATCCGTAGTCACTGAGCAAACTTTTTACCATCGCAGCACCTTCTTGTGAGGAGTCCAGCCTGGGGTATATATGAAAATGCGACTGTCAGCTATTTTAAGAGAATTTACCACCACAATGGCCGTTGGCTTCATGATCATCATGATGCACACGCAGCAGAATAGTGAAACACTAGAAACCGTGTTAACTGGAACATTGGTTTTTGGGTTTTATGATAAGTTTAACGTGAGCCACATCTATCTACTGAATCTTTACTTGTTATAATTTTTAATTCCATCTGAAAGGCttatgaaaggaaaaaaatgaagatTCTGTACACTGTAACTCTCAGCCTTATCTGATCCACCAACTGAAGTATTTCCCAAAATGAAGACAGTCATCTCTGCAATTAAGAGTGTTCTGAAGAATCAAATGAAGTCAGTCTCGAATCTCAAATATTGAAGTCCCTGAAGTACAGCTCTGAACGTTGCTGTAGAAATCCTTGATGGATAATATAATACAGCTGAACTAATACAGTGCAGAGGTGTTTGAGAGCACTAATTTCCCATGTATCCTGAGCAACATATGTTCTTTGACAataccaaaaaataaaaaagaaataaaaatgcaGCAGTCACCAGCACATTATGGCACAGATGTTTCAGATGAGAGCTCTTTAAAAGTTAGGAGCCAGATGGGGGGTTCGTTGGAGTTGATTTACACACATGCAGATTCAGCGTACATAAAACTTCATAGCAACTAGTGATGCTTGGCCCTTGGAGTCTATGCGGCAGTGCCTACTCTGATGGGGCCATGCTTCAGTGACGGTGAGTACCCACCATTCGAGCCCCTGTTCAAAGGGCTCATCATTCAAACAGAGGACTCATTCCAATACATGTGTTGGTTGACTAGTTAGTTGACTTGACTGCTTCCTGAAAATGACTCAACATTGCTTGTTTCAGCCCAGCCTGGTGTTGGGTTGCGGCTCTGACTGGGCAGATGGGGCCTGGCCGCCTGGGCGACAGCGAAGCGGGGATTGCACAGCTGGCAGTCCTCATTtccatccaccgccgcctcaccctcgccgccgaccgccaCCACGGCACCACCTCGTCGCGAATGCGTCGCCGCTTGCCACTTTACTCCTcccgcgacgcgacgcgacgcccAAGCGCGGCGGTTGACACACTGAAACCGCCGTGGCACGCCCGGCAGCCGTTCGACGGAATGCCTGCCCGACGCGCACCCCGCGTCGCGGCCGAGGCTTCTTCACGCCCACGCGTGGGGGCACCTCGCAGCGGTTCATGCGGTCATGCTAATGTTGCGAACGAGACTTCTTGCCAATTTCGCGTCCATGGCATGCGGCTCAAAGACTGCTCATCAGCATTATTTACTCAGGTAATGCCTGGGGCAAAACCATTGCAAGCTTTCATACATCaattatcatatatatatatatatatatatacacgagGATATGCCATATGTGGGGAGTCTTCTTCATTACTATGTAGGGTTCCTGCTCTCGTCGCACCAATTGAACAGTTTCAGAATAATACACGAGTTATCAGATTATACCCTAAGTTGTTTTGTGTACCATGCCCAGCAATTCCTTCAAGGTGCTTGCTCACTCTGCATCTGAATTCCTACTCAAGCTTGCCCAGCTTAAAGCTGCAAACACGTAGACTTTGTCATAGAGCTTGTCAACGAGCCGGAAATAAGAAACCCTCCATGTCTTCTTGAACAACAGGGCACAAAACACTATCCACAGCCCAACCACACATCCCAATATAGCACCAAGATGGAAGGACATCGGATCGAGTTCTTGCCTGTTGCTTCTGTGATCTCTATGGATGTACCCATCATATCCTGAACAATTCTTTCGAAGAGGAGGGCCACAAAGCCCACTGTTGCCAATGTACATAATTGAAGGGTTGTCTGCATTGAGGGTGTCAAGTTGCCGGCCTCTGGGTATAGTTCCGTACAAATTGTTGTAGGATAAGTTCAAGTAGCTTAGGGATGTCAAATTAGATAAGCTCACAGGGATTTCACCAAAAATCTTGTTCTTAGAGAGGTCGAGTGATTCCAATGACTGCATTGCTCCAATCTTGCTAGGTATCTTTCCACTTAGGTAGTTTGATGataaattcaaatttattaagGCATCAAGGGAAGTGATACCTGAGGGAATTTCACCAGTTAAGGAGTTGCCTGATAAATCAATGCCCATGTAATATGCCAATCCTGCTCCATATTTAAGTTGCTGCCCTTTTGTTATTATTGACAATACATCTTCGAATTGATTTACCATAGTGGTATATCCGGTTTCATTTCCAAATGGATATGCATATAAACCTGGAGTCTGCAAACCCTTCTTAGTCATACCAGTTAAGTTTGATATATGCCACGGTATAACACCAGATATGTTGTTACTTGACAGATCCAAGTATTGAAGATGGTTAAGATATGTAATTTCTACAGGAATGTTCCCAGAAAATATATTGTGGCTTAGTCGTAGAAACTGTAATTCGTTCACCTCCACAATCCAGTCAGGCAACCTTCCAAAGAATTTGTTCCATCCAAGATCTAAGAAGCCTAGATGAGTGCATTTACGCAAAAATGCAGGGAAATATCCTGACAAACTGTTATTGGATAATTGCAGGAAACTTATGTCCTTGAACTCAAAACAATGAGGAATTTTGCCCTCCAAAACATTACTTGACAAGTCGAGATCGAGCAGTTCTTTCAGTGTACAAAATGATTCTGGAATGCTACCACCAATTTGATTTGAGAACATAAGCAATATCTTGAGTTGTGGAGCTTCAATTGATGGTAGTGGTCCTGAAAATGAATTTCTAGAGATGTCTAATATGGTGATATTTCTCGGAAACTGTGGTATTTTTCCAGTAAGCTGGTTTGAACTGAGGTTAAGCATTAGAAAGGACATGCCACTCAAATCTGCCGGCAAGGTACCACTTAACTGGTTGTTGGAGATGTCAATATCTGTTGCCAGTGAAAATGTTTGCCAGAACCAATTAGGAATCTTGTCTATTAGAGCATTGCTTGAAAGATCAAGTTCACTTATTTCAAGCTGTTGCTGAAGCCAAGCTGGAAACAGAGGACCCATCGGGCAAGATGCAAAATGTGCATTCTGAAGCCTGAAGGGTGGAAACCAATGTGCACCTACTACAACCTTCAAATTATTGGAAGCCAGGTTTAGTTTCTTTAAGCTGATTAGACCTGCAAAATGTTCTTCTGTAATGATACCATTCAAGTTGTTGTTGCTTAGATCCAAAGAAGTCAAATTGGTCAAGGCTCCAATTTTGTTGGGTATAGTTCCGTTAAGGTGATTGTTGCCAAGGTGAAGGGCAGTTAGGCTAGATAGATACCCAAGCTCCGGTGGGATGCTTCCAATGAGGTTGTTGGCACTGAGGTCAAGAATAATCAAGTTGGTGAAGTTCCCGGTCAAATTTGGCAGGGTTCCAGTGAAATTATTGTCTCCGAGATGTAGCTCCAGCAAATTGTCCCATGTGCATTGTGGCAACCTCTCCATCAACTCATTTATGTCTCCATTAATTCCATTATCGCTGAGGTCTAAGATTTCCAAACTGCAAAGATTCTTATAGTTTCCTTTCATCACCAGGTTGTTCTGAAGACCTTTCATCAACAGGCGGGAGTGAAGGCTATATGATAAATCAAGCACCTGGAGGGATGACATGTTTTCTAACGCGTCATGAAATTCGCCAAAAAATCTGTGAACACTAATATCGAGGTACTTGAGGCTTGTCGCTTTCCAAAACCAACAATATGAAATTTCGTGGTCGAAATTATTCGAAGAAAGATCAAGCTTCTGGAGCTTTGTGAGATTCATATGTGGAAGTGATTGGTTTGCGCTTTCAAGGGAGCAGTCCCGAAAATCAATGACTCTTAGCGATGGAATCCCATTGAGTATTTGAGGCCAGTCAGATATTTGTGAAAGATTTACATGTCTCATGCTTAGGTGCTGTAGCGAATGAAGATTTTTTAACCAGGTGATGTCCGATGAGTATTTCATGGAATAAGGATCATTGAAGCCAAGATCAAGGTACTGCAACCTAGACAGGTTACCAAGCTGAGGTGGAACTTCACCAAAGGATGGTATGAAAGAAAGGTTCAGATATCTCAAATTCTTCATCGAGCCCAAGAATGAAGGTATATTCTTTCCATACTCTACCAAGCAATTTCCACTAAGGTCCATGTGCTCTAGTTGTTCTAGGTGGAGCAAAGAGGAACTTATCTCGCCGGATAAAGCGTTGTCATCTTCGCACGCCGGAACACGGTGGAGGTCTGTTTTCTCATTGCGAAGGCGAAGCTCGAGGACTCGGCCGGTCTCGTTGCTGCTGCACCTGACGCCTGTCCACTTGCAGCAGTCTCGGCCGTGCCATGAAGCGAGGCGATTGGTGATGTCGATTGTGATGCCCTTCTTGAAGGAGAGCAAGGCGGCCCTCTCAGCGGGAACGCAACCGCCATCGGGATGCTGTTGTCCTAGTGCACCACAAGTAGTCAGGAGCAAgatggtgaggaggaggaggtgtggAGGATTGGTTGTGACATGCATGGTGGAGAACAACAGGGCTACTAGCTGCGGCTGATGCATATGATGAAGTAAACACACATGCAGATTCAGCAGGCATAAAACTTCATAGCAACTAGTGATGCTTGGCCCTTGGAGTCTATGCGGCAGTGCCTACTCTGATGGGGCCATGCTTCAGTGACGGTGAGTACCCACCAATCGAGCCCCTGTTCAAAGGGCTCATCATTCAAACAGAGGACTCATTCCAATACATGTGTTGGTTGACTAGTTAGTTGACTTGACTGCTTCCTGAAAATGACTCAACattgcttgtttcaggccagTTGAAGTTGCAATGGGGAAAGGAATCTTCTGCTACATAAAGAAAGGAGGAAAGGGATGGGAAGGTTCAATGTTAAGTATATTGAATGAATGTATAAAAAGACTGATGTGAAAGACACTAAAACCCGCGAGGAGATCGGTGTTTGGTTTGATAACTAATGTCACATAAACTTATGGGATGTTTGGTTTGAGAAATCATCACATCTTAGATGTCTGGTGCATCAGGAGGTAGATCCAATGAATTTTGGTAGGATGGCCCCATTACTCATGTGTAAATGATGTTCATAATCTGAAGAAGGAATGAGGTGGTGATGGACCATTCCAtttctcaaaccaaacaagAATTTAAGTGAGATTGCGATATACCATTGGCAATTGGTTTTATTTAGACTGTCAGCACTGGAATCTGCCTCGTGCTTATGTTTAGGGTTCCATGTAGTGTTGGACCGACCTGGCTTAGGGTCCAGCCAGGGTAGCCTTAGACATAGTGGCGCGCTTTTGGATTGTAACGCCCGTCCAGAAGAGACAGTTTCCGAAGGATCTGAAATGGACAAGGCTTCAACAAAAGCCGTGAAAACTGTAACAAAGAAACAATACTGCAAACATCTGAAGAGGTAGGCTAATAGCAAGCGTATCCTTCGGTCCTATCATGCAATACAAACAATCTCGCAAGCATCACACAAAAACAGGTAGGCAGCTCATCGAATGCAACAAGCGGACCCCAGCAAATCACCACCACCCCAGCAATGCCTGCCTAATAGACTGAACTGCCATCAAGCATAGCTGCCCGTCGCCGCTCAGGTTCATCAGTATTCGGATGGTGAGATGACGTCGTCAATCTTGAGGATCATCTTCACCACCTGAGTGGCAAGTAGGATCTGCTGCTGCTTGCCGATCAG from Setaria italica strain Yugu1 chromosome II, Setaria_italica_v2.0, whole genome shotgun sequence encodes the following:
- the LOC101778200 gene encoding putative disease resistance protein RGA3; the protein is METIISVVMGELVNRSISFLIDRYLKPAASSKGKNRERLQWMLMRVRVTVEEAEVRRITNEAMLQQLKMLKEVMYRGYYMLDTFIQQAQEEEKKGNGRGASRSLSLSKFSPAKRVRLSCRSKYGIKEIEDMLECLEIAIAGMSEFVIFLRNYPPMFRQPYSTYLFIENCMFGRQVEMERVINFLLHEEPPVDGKIGVLPIVGPGKVGKTTLVEHVCRNERVRNHFFRIVLLNDYDFREERQCSLRDQGRIKYQNDDSNEEIFLVIVELVGIVDESAWRRLHSAYQNSVSTRSKIIVTSRSKDIINFGTTQALSLNFLSQEAYWYFFKALLFGSADPEEQPKLASIAVTILDEYFDQGIYTPFTGTFINLNNTANLLKAITGAHNWQKFLECLRENRRLNERLSRRSLSDIGMENDRIFLRRVTETIQYCVVHNQYRIGLDDEEAPNITMTDIISMKFPPRGKFEILLWKSHLPPYHKHIYSCEIFEFEGNVIRDMEGRKRKNLS